TCGACGCGGGCTTCACATCCGTCATGATCGACGCATCTTCAAAACCTCTAGCAGAAAACATTGAAATTACGAAAAAAGTTGTGGAATATGCCCATGCAAAAGGCGTTTCCGTTGAAGCGGAGCTCGGCGTTGTCGGCGGGCAGGAAGACGATGTCATCGCTGATGGTGTCATCTATGCAGACCCGGCAGAATGTAAGGAGCTCGTTGAAGCGACGGACATCGACTGCTTGGCGCCAGCCCTTGGATCGGTTCACGGCCCGTACAAAGGCGAACCGAATTTAGGATTCAAGGAAATGGAAGAAATCTCAAGCCAATCGGACCTTCCACTCGTACTTCACGGCGGAACAGGCATCCCGACGAAGGATATCCAACGCGCCATCTCACTCGGAACTGCAAAAATAAACGTCAACACTGAAAACCAGATTGAAGGCACAAAAGCGGTCCGCGAAACATTGAACGCAGACCCGGATGTCTACGATCCACGTAAATACTTAGCACCGATGCGCGAAGCAATCAAGAAGTCAGTCATCAGCAAAATGCGCGAATTCGGCAGCTCGGGGAAAGCTTAACTTGAAAATATTAATGGTTGGCACTGTTATATTTTGTGCAAAGTTTAGTTGATTGGAGTGGAGGGCGGCGACTCCTGGGGGATTAGCACGAGCTGAAGACCCTGGACTGAGCAAAGCGAGGGAAGCGGCTGAAACCGTGCCCCCCGGAAAGCGTCCGCCCGCAACGGAAATCAACGATTTATTTAGCAACATCAGGAGAATCATCACCAAACAGATGCATTCTCCTTCTTTTCCATACATCGAAGGAGGAACAATATACATGAAATTTTTTATCGATACGGCAAACTTTGAAGAAATCAAGGAAGCACATAGTTGGGGGATCATCTCCGGCGTAACGACAAACCCATCTCTAGTCGCGAAAGAGAATATTTCATTCCACGACAGACTTCGTGAAATCACTTCACTCGTACCCGGTTCTGTCAGCGCGGAAGTCATCGCACTCGACGCAGAAGGAATGATCGAAGAAGGACGCGAACTTGCGAAAATCGCGCCGAACATTACCGTTAAGCTACCAATGACGCCGGAAGGACTGAAAGCGTGCTCCGTTTTCGCACAAGAAGGCATCAAAACAAACGTGACCCTCATTTTCAGTGCCAACCAAGCATTGCTTGCAGCGCGCGCTGGAGCCACATACGTATCCCCATTCCTCGGACGACTCGATGATA
The genomic region above belongs to Sporosarcina sp. Marseille-Q4943 and contains:
- a CDS encoding class II fructose-bisphosphate aldolase, whose product is MALVSMKEMMIKGKKEGYAIGQFNLNNLEYTQAILQAAQEENSPVILGVSEGAGRYMGGFTTVVNMVKGLIHDYNITVPVAIHLDHGSSFEKCKEAIDAGFTSVMIDASSKPLAENIEITKKVVEYAHAKGVSVEAELGVVGGQEDDVIADGVIYADPAECKELVEATDIDCLAPALGSVHGPYKGEPNLGFKEMEEISSQSDLPLVLHGGTGIPTKDIQRAISLGTAKINVNTENQIEGTKAVRETLNADPDVYDPRKYLAPMREAIKKSVISKMREFGSSGKA
- the fsa gene encoding fructose-6-phosphate aldolase, whose protein sequence is MKFFIDTANFEEIKEAHSWGIISGVTTNPSLVAKENISFHDRLREITSLVPGSVSAEVIALDAEGMIEEGRELAKIAPNITVKLPMTPEGLKACSVFAQEGIKTNVTLIFSANQALLAARAGATYVSPFLGRLDDIGQEGIQLISTIADIFTIHDMDTQIIAASIRSPQHITDAALAGAHIATTPFNVLKQLFNHPLTDKGIQQFLEDWESRKNK